Part of the Deltaproteobacteria bacterium genome, CGGCCGAATCGTCCCACTCATGATCCCAGGTAAAGGCCAGGCCGTGCATCCGGCCATTGGGCAGCCTTTTTTTGCCCGGCGGGTGCCACCTGTTATACCAGCCGATGGCGGCCTTGCCTTTTTCCACGCACTCCCTCAAACTATCTCTGACCTCAAATCCACGCTCGGCCTTGCGCTCGTTGAGCCAGTCCATGTCATGACCGTCAGCGCCGTCATTTTTAAGCGCCACCTCTATCGGATCGAGACCGAAGGCGTCGGCCACATGGTCAAAGATCAGGGTCAGGCTGTGGGCGTTTGCGTTTTGCTCACACCGAACCGGAACGGTCGGACCTTTATTCGTCTTCACCACAAAAAGCTGTCCATGGATATTGGGAATCCTGGTGTTTTCAACAAGGTGTTTGAGGAAATGGAAAACCGGCCATATCTGATTGGCCAACACGGCCCTCCCCTGAACGGCGGTGATGGTGCCGTCATTTTTAGCGCCAACCTTGTAGTAATACACGCCCTCATCCATCTCCCCGCCGTAGAAATCCTCCCGCCGGGTAAACGTCCACTTCACCGGCCTGCCGGTCCTCTTGGCCAGGACCGCGGCACAGTAATGGCCGGCCATGTTCCAGGGAGTCTGGCTCCAACCCCCGAAACTCGCGCCCTGATACAGACAGTGCATCTTGATCTTATTCATAGGGACGCCGCCAAACCAGCTGGATATGACGCGCTTGGCTATATGAGGCCGCTGCTGCTTGACCCAGACTTCCGGGCAGTCTCCGTTCCATCTGAAGACACCACAGGGGCGCTCCGGGCCAATCCAGGTATGAAGGCGCCGTTCTGACCTGAACTCGATAACCTTATCCGCTTCAGCAAAACCTTGACTGATGTCGCCAAGCTCCAGCACGTCCAGAAGACCGGCATTGTAATGGTTGCCATTGGGGAGCAGCTCAGGGTGGGCTAAAGGGGCGTCCGGTTTCAGAGCCTCCTCGGGGTCCAGGACAAACGGGCGTTCTTCCCATTCCACCTCTACCAGTTTCAGGGCCTCCTCAGCCACGGCCTCGGTGTCAGCGGCCACGGCCGCGCCGACCTCCTCTCCCTGGAAGTGAGCGATTCCCGGGAGAACCACTTCGGCCGATGGAACATGCCCCCCCAGGTCCGCGATCGGCGGAAGTTCGGGGTCATCATATCTCAAAATAGCCCTCACACCGGGAAAGGATTCAGCCTTGCTCGTATCCATGTTCTTGATTGCCGCGTGAGGATAAGGGGAGGTGAGGAATCTCATGTGCAGCATGCCTGGCAGCTGCACATCCATGGTGTATACGGCATTACCGCTGGCTTTCTGGAAACCGTCAATACGGCGCGGGCCGCGTCTTCCGATATAGTTGTATTCCTTGAGAGGGTATTTATCGGCCCGCAAGTTATCGAACATCTCTTCCATTCTTGCTTCTTCATCATCGGCCATGTGGCGTCACCCTCCTAAAAGTTTTTCGGCTGCTTCAAGTACCGCTTTGGAATGTTGAGGATAGGTGCCGCAG contains:
- a CDS encoding xanthine dehydrogenase family protein molybdopterin-binding subunit; its protein translation is MEEMFDNLRADKYPLKEYNYIGRRGPRRIDGFQKASGNAVYTMDVQLPGMLHMRFLTSPYPHAAIKNMDTSKAESFPGVRAILRYDDPELPPIADLGGHVPSAEVVLPGIAHFQGEEVGAAVAADTEAVAEEALKLVEVEWEERPFVLDPEEALKPDAPLAHPELLPNGNHYNAGLLDVLELGDISQGFAEADKVIEFRSERRLHTWIGPERPCGVFRWNGDCPEVWVKQQRPHIAKRVISSWFGGVPMNKIKMHCLYQGASFGGWSQTPWNMAGHYCAAVLAKRTGRPVKWTFTRREDFYGGEMDEGVYYYKVGAKNDGTITAVQGRAVLANQIWPVFHFLKHLVENTRIPNIHGQLFVVKTNKGPTVPVRCEQNANAHSLTLIFDHVADAFGLDPIEVALKNDGADGHDMDWLNERKAERGFEVRDSLRECVEKGKAAIGWYNRWHPPGKKRLPNGRMHGLAFTWDHEWDDSAGSSEMAIRIERNDGTATILGMGSDVGVDAENSYCQIAADELGMRLDDVYYNPQADPGFFRMTPDSSTNMSVNGFAIRHAARILKRKILEAAASPRGKTQRGSFPPAFPDAGPEDLDIKDSVIYLKADPSKKMTMAEFVGPSGVAGPLVSHENLGVRSNFSVPLFAFGYHVQTGTYAPQHLRPRFCRQAHFMEVEVDTETGLIEVTRVVNVNDVGKVINRASCEGQQYGGSYMGVGRGRSEEVVYDPVTGIMLNGNLLDYKMATMLDVGPIDTLLVETGMGYGPYGVIGIGEDIATVMPALLGPAVYNALGIWIDDFPITPDKVLKALSKV